Within the Setaria viridis chromosome 3, Setaria_viridis_v4.0, whole genome shotgun sequence genome, the region TTTATTCCCCTTTTTATTTCAGTCTAATTATATTTATTGGATTATAATTTGTACATTTATACATGCTTCACCATTTTCTATTTAAAACTTGATTCAACGATCCATGAAATCTAACTAAACGTCTATTATCTTAgtacaatagtgttaaaagaatcCACCTTGTTCGCAAACAAGAGGTATAGAAATTCCACATTAAtcgaaaaaaagaagaataaaaccGTTGGATTTTACGAAGATCTAACAGTCTCGACTAACCTAAAGAGTCCATATCAAATTTGACTTAATAAATGTAAAGTAATTGATTTGCTTTGTTCAACATTTGCATGACTCTAAATCCAACCTGATAAAATATTGCAAGAGATGGAAATAAAAGGCTTAATAGCCATTTTGGTCCTCAAAGTTATCTCATAGGCTCGTTTTAATCCCTAAACTATCAAAAGGGCCACATCTGTCCTTGAACTATTATATTTGGTCCAATATACTCCGTGGTCCacgtatatatatagtacactCGCCATTGAAGAAACTGTTGATGTctaatagatttttttttctaaaatagaaTGTATTGGCACTCTTCGTTGTAGCTGTAAAAGGTCCAGGAAAGTCTGCACGACCTTTGCCCGATCCTTCCCCCAATTGATTGCTCTTGCACCACATTGATCAATCAAAAGGCAGCTCTTGCATGGCCCGAAATATACCGTACACACCAATATCACTTGTTAATCTGCACACATCTATGTCCTAAACGAAAGATTAAGTATACCAAAGAAGAGGAGCATCATTCAGCGCTTGCTTCTTTCGTGACCCAAAGCAAAGTTAGCTCCCAATTATAGATGATTCCCTTTCTATTTCTACTAGGAGTAGCTTAGCATTAGCTCACTCACATGTGCAGCTGACGTGGCATGCCAACATGGCACACCACATAAGACTGGGGACTGGATTGGAAAAAAACAATAGTTCGGGGACTGAATTGCCCTTTTGATAGCTGAACCTCTGAGCAAAGTTTGAGGACCAAAACGACTATTAAGCTGAAATAAAATAATGTTAGGAAATCAAAATCAATTGCTTTGCTGAATCTTGCTCGACTCTGTTGATACGTATGGCATGGAAATAAAATTTGTTTCTCTCTCAAATAAACCAAAGTTGGCGTCATGATGACTTTACATAATCGACGGGAATAGCCGACCGTCAACATATCAGGCGATGGTGAAGAAGACCATGGTGGTGCGCTTCGCCGATCCATTGACTCTTCATGTAGGCTCTAAAGTCCTGACTGTTAAGTGCGATTGAGGATGCGAATAACGGTGTGGAACACCCAGCGCCAGCGGTAAAGGAGACGTGGTCGGTTGCGACGTAGTCTAGGGTATCCCATCAACGACGAGGGCTATGTTTATGTTTAGACTTTAGAGTTACTCAGGCGACCCTCTAAGCAGATTCTTACTTCAAATTTAGAGGATTAAGTTTAGAAAAAAGCCCTTCAACAGACCTTCTATTTAAGCTCCCCATTTTAATCAGGCCTCCAAATTCCTCCCTCCATCTTCCATTCCTGAAAGATCTGGAGCCCTCTATCCATAAGACTAttgttggagttggagatatTTTTATAACCTTTAATAAATAGAGAACCATATTCGATCTTTAGAGATTTTGATAGGAAAACTATTGCTGCAGTTGCTCTAAGTGAACAGTCTCCGCACGCAGATCTGGCGCAAGTTTTTGACGATGAACATTGTGATCCACTCTGGTGACTTTCCGAAAACATAATGGCATATGGACAGCACACGGCGGTTAATGCCAAAATCTTTAAACTAACCAGATCGGTTGGATTGCTCATGCCTCATGCACGCGCTGTCACCTAGCACCAAGTGGCTCCTCGAAACTTCCGGAAACTAGCATCGTTAGAGGGGAATATGCAACCACTTCTAGCTATTTAGTATTGAACTAATTTTAAAAAGCATAAATTAAAAAGCAAATATAAATACTGAACTAGCTATTTAGTAGCTGATTAAATATGTAaacaaaagtattaaatatggAGTACTGCGATACAGCACATTAAATCCATAGTTTTTTGATATGACAAGTAGAATATGTTTTCACATGCTATTTCTGTTTCTATGGTAGATTTagttagggcatgtttggttctttagtccatGGATTAAAGTTGGACTAAAGTTTTAGTCActctttagtccatggactaaaggcTGTTTGGTTGGAGTGACTAAAACTGCCTAAAGATATTAAATGCTATAGCAAAAGGATTATTGTGCCCTCCTACCAGTTAACCCTCCCACCTTCCTGGCGCCATTTTCTCCAGGCGTTGGCGCCATATTTTGCTCCTCCGATCCAGCATAAGCAACGCACCAGGAATTCATGCGCACCAGCACAAGTAACGATCCAGTACAAGCAACGCGCTCAACTCCCTGGTCAGCATCAGAAACAAATCTCCATGCGCACCAAATGCCAAAAAAACTATTATTGTGTCACATGTTTGTACAAAAATTCATCCATACAAAAATTCCACAAAGCAACACACAAATCACCATTAAAAGTTCAAATCTATGATCTACTAAACAAACCATCGGCAATCCAATCACGGAATTCGTTCATGTtttgatcttcatctccatgacGTATACTTGACACATTACCATCAGAAGATGTTCCTTCGGTGAACGAAACATAGTTCTCATCATgatcaaccaaatcaaagtCTGCATCCCCTATAAAACTCTCtctaatgaaattgtgaagtgcCATGCACGCAATAATTATTTCGCTTTGCTTTTGCATAGGATAGCTAGGTAGGTCAAGCaatatcctccacttcatctttaaaACTCCAAACGACCTCTCAATGACGTTACGAAGTGAAGAATGGGTGTAATTAAATAgttcttttttacctcttggcatTGGCCCTTGTCTAAACTCTGGCAGGTGGTACTTGGTTCCTTTGTACGGTGCAAGATATCCTGATCGGTTTGGGTAACCCGAGTCAACAAGGTAGAACTTACCTAAATATTCAATATAAAGCTTGTCAAGATATACTTGGTTATGTATGTTACATGACAAGTGTCAAAATAGTAAGTCAACGCATAAAAGAAGTAGTCATTACCTTCAGGTGGATGCGGATATTTGTCTCCAAACTTCTCAATGGCATCTTTGAACACCCTCATGTCATGAACTGACCCAGGCCATCCCGCCACCACAAAAGTGaacctcatatcaaagtcacatatGGCCATGACATTCTGACTCGTATATCCATGCCTGCCCGTATGTTGTACTACCAAGCTAGTTGGCACTACAACTGGAATATGAgtaccatctattgctccaatgcaGTTGTCAAAGAAGGGTGTGAACCTAGGGGATTGCAACCTAGAATGCACGCTCCTAAACTCAGGGTCCTTTGGCTTAATGATGTCCACTGCCAGCTTGTTTACACTCTCTAGTACTTCATCAAACTTTC harbors:
- the LOC140222103 gene encoding protein ALP1-like; translation: MLRCRKKRRKIIITAAAMLGMYHFDTYMNKGDYRVPTESGFEWLMKTLGNRTSCFNMFRMSQELFLRLHSVLVDSYGLKSTRKMSSVEALGLFLWICGAPQSVRQAEDRFTRSLETICRKFDEVLESVNKLAVDIIKPKDPEFRSVHSRLQSPRFTPFFDNCIGAIDGTHIPVVVPTSLVVQHTGRHGYTSQNVMAICDFDMRFTFVVAGWPGSVHDMRVFKDAIEKFGDKYPHPPEGKFYLVDSGYPNRSGYLAPYKGTKYHLPEFRQGPMPRGKKELFNYTHSSLRNVIERSFGVLKMKWRILLDLPSYPMQKQSEIIIACMALHNFIRESFIGDADFDLVDHDENYVSFTEGTSSDGNVSSIRHGDEDQNMNEFRDWIADGLFSRS